In Pseudomonas fluorescens NCIMB 11764, a single window of DNA contains:
- a CDS encoding Na+/H+ antiporter subunit E, translating to MKRLFPAPWLSLALWLLWLLLNLSMSPGNLLLGAVLGFCAPLMMRKLRPLPIRIRRPGVILRLFFIVGRDVLVSNLAVAWSVLNAARRPPRSRFIKVPMDLRDANGLAALAMICTVVPGTVWSELALDRSILLLHVFDLDDEALFIQHFKATYERPLMEIFE from the coding sequence ATGAAACGCCTGTTTCCTGCGCCGTGGCTGTCGCTTGCGCTGTGGTTGTTGTGGCTGCTGCTGAACCTGTCGATGAGCCCCGGCAATCTGCTGCTGGGCGCCGTACTCGGGTTTTGTGCGCCGTTGATGATGCGCAAGTTGCGGCCACTGCCAATCCGCATTCGGCGTCCCGGCGTGATCCTGCGTTTGTTCTTCATCGTCGGACGTGACGTGCTGGTGTCCAACCTTGCCGTGGCCTGGAGCGTTTTGAACGCTGCTCGGCGCCCGCCGCGCTCAAGGTTCATCAAAGTGCCGATGGATTTGCGCGACGCCAACGGCCTGGCTGCACTGGCGATGATCTGCACCGTGGTGCCCGGCACGGTCTGGTCGGAACTGGCGCTGGATCGCAGCATTCTGTTGCTGCACGTCTTCGATCTGGATGACGAAGCGCTGTTCATCCAGCACTTCAAGGCGACCTACGAGCGCCCCTTGATGGAGATCTTCGAATGA
- a CDS encoding K+/H+ antiporter subunit F encodes MSPILSNAVLLSLFFFSLAMVLTLIRLFKGPSAQDRVLALDYLYIVAMLMMLTLGIRYASDTYFEAALLIALFGFVGSFALAKFLLRGEVIE; translated from the coding sequence ATGAGCCCGATACTGTCGAATGCGGTTCTGCTGAGCCTTTTCTTTTTTTCGCTGGCGATGGTTCTGACGCTGATCCGCCTGTTCAAGGGGCCATCGGCCCAGGACCGGGTTCTGGCGCTGGATTACCTGTACATCGTCGCGATGCTGATGATGCTGACGCTGGGCATTCGTTATGCCAGTGACACGTACTTCGAAGCGGCGCTGCTGATCGCGCTGTTTGGCTTTGTCGGCTCGTTTGCCCTGGCAAAATTCCTGCTGCGTGGCGAGGTGATCGAATGA
- a CDS encoding Na+/H+ antiporter subunit G, whose protein sequence is MNAELSLWVEIPVAILLVLSSVFALIGAIGLVRMKDYFQRMHPPALASTLGAWCVALGSIIYFSALKSGPVLHAWLIPILLAITVPVTTLLLARAALFRKRMAGDDVPAEVSSRRTESGS, encoded by the coding sequence ATGAACGCAGAACTGTCTCTGTGGGTGGAAATCCCGGTGGCGATCCTGCTGGTGCTCAGCAGTGTTTTCGCATTGATCGGCGCGATCGGGCTGGTGCGGATGAAGGATTACTTCCAACGCATGCACCCGCCGGCACTGGCCTCGACATTGGGTGCGTGGTGCGTGGCGCTGGGATCGATCATCTACTTTTCCGCGCTCAAGTCCGGGCCGGTGTTGCATGCCTGGCTGATCCCGATTCTGTTGGCGATTACCGTACCGGTCACGACGTTGCTACTGGCGCGGGCAGCGTTGTTCCGCAAGCGTATGGCGGGGGATGATGTGCCGGCTGAGGTGAGTAGCCGGCGGACCGAGAGCGGAAGTTAG
- a CDS encoding DUF3995 domain-containing protein produces the protein MTFVLAQWLVTIFAVISLIHVYWALGGQWAAVAAVPQVPGENGARSRPAFKPSGWLTLLVAFGLLLIAALVCLRVGWWMPAVTHQSLQWVISAIAMLMFARAIGDSNLVGFFKDVKDSKFARLDTWVYSPLCVMLGAGLLAVAWV, from the coding sequence ATGACGTTTGTGTTGGCTCAATGGCTGGTGACCATCTTCGCGGTGATCAGCCTGATACATGTCTACTGGGCGCTGGGTGGCCAGTGGGCTGCCGTGGCGGCGGTGCCGCAGGTGCCGGGGGAGAACGGCGCGAGATCGCGGCCCGCGTTCAAGCCTTCGGGGTGGCTGACGTTGCTGGTGGCTTTCGGATTGCTGCTGATCGCTGCGCTGGTGTGTTTGCGGGTCGGCTGGTGGATGCCGGCGGTGACCCATCAGTCGCTGCAATGGGTGATCAGCGCCATCGCGATGCTGATGTTCGCCCGGGCGATCGGCGATTCGAACCTGGTGGGCTTTTTCAAAGACGTCAAAGACTCGAAATTTGCCCGGCTGGACACGTGGGTCTATTCGCCGTTGTGTGTGATGTTGGGGGCGGGATTGTTGGCCGTTGCCTGGGTATGA
- a CDS encoding DUF2946 domain-containing protein has translation MKLARTDRSLIAWMLYCCVLFNVFACSIGHGQMVGMQLNGLGGQFCTVDPATQAPVASNTSEDKLPTLSKAFGCPLCSTGGMGPALNSSLTLAILPEQHSPPLAVVANADLPARYTWPSANPRAPPLA, from the coding sequence ATGAAACTCGCCCGGACCGATCGCTCACTCATTGCCTGGATGCTGTATTGCTGCGTCCTGTTCAATGTGTTCGCCTGCAGCATCGGTCACGGGCAAATGGTCGGGATGCAGCTCAACGGCCTCGGCGGCCAGTTCTGTACGGTCGATCCGGCCACCCAGGCCCCGGTCGCCTCGAACACCTCCGAAGACAAACTGCCGACCCTCTCGAAGGCCTTCGGTTGCCCATTATGCTCCACCGGTGGCATGGGCCCGGCGCTCAATTCCAGCCTGACCCTGGCGATCCTCCCGGAACAACACAGCCCGCCCCTGGCGGTCGTGGCCAACGCTGACCTCCCCGCTCGCTACACCTGGCCTTCGGCCAACCCCCGCGCCCCGCCGCTCGCCTGA
- a CDS encoding TonB-dependent receptor: MKTISLLASLCGCLSVNTWAQATVDLAPITIDGQVTAEPGLSLDQSSGMASHLGLSVRDTPASVAIANRNDIERHGAQNFQDAANTLPGVNASAPPGFGGFVSYRGFTSSQITQMFNGVNVSGGLARPVDAWIYDRVELVGGPSSLINGAGSVGGSLNYVTRLATREEQAVEGRVSYGTYDTTETAFGLNHALSEAGADVQHYARLDVSHNTGNGYIDRQERDAWSVAFSLLSDLTPNLFHTLALEYQDEHEDSPYWGTPVLNPKAGELKIDKHNRFNNYNVEDGRYEQRTIWVRSIIDYRINDSTTLRNTLYHLDSQRDYRNLETYQYSADNRAVNRSTAYQVRHQGEQNGNQFELRHDNTLFGLDTTWSGGFEYKVNQTTNSPLNVKGASTVDPNNFQPGHFYDIPGTRPGFVSDKTNEVTTRALFVENRLALTDKLSLLTGLRYDDIDLDVTNHRQVTASNPRHLRRSWEPLTGRAGLTWQFIPDANVYVQYSTAAEQPNGTQDFDVSTGKQWEVGSKFDYLGGRGSATVAAYTIERKDFAVTDPLDPTLSIPVGQQTSKGIELASSLRITDKLLAEGNFAWVDAQYDAFTEKNAAGVVVSRKGNTPTNVPDRVGNLWLTYDFAPQWQGGVDARYVASVFADSANTMTVPSYTLYGTFLSYKVDRHTTVTGRVRNLTNEVYAEFAHVSPAYYLGTPRTFELAVQTRF; this comes from the coding sequence ATGAAAACCATCTCTTTGCTGGCCAGCCTGTGCGGCTGCCTGTCCGTTAACACCTGGGCACAGGCCACGGTGGACCTCGCACCGATCACCATTGACGGCCAAGTCACAGCCGAGCCGGGCCTGAGCCTGGATCAATCCAGCGGCATGGCCTCACACCTTGGGCTGAGCGTGCGTGACACCCCGGCCTCGGTGGCGATCGCCAACCGCAACGACATCGAACGTCACGGTGCACAGAATTTCCAGGACGCCGCCAACACCCTGCCCGGCGTCAATGCCAGCGCGCCGCCGGGGTTCGGCGGGTTCGTTTCCTATCGCGGTTTCACCAGCAGCCAGATCACCCAGATGTTCAATGGCGTCAACGTCTCCGGTGGCCTTGCCCGGCCCGTGGATGCGTGGATCTATGACCGGGTGGAGCTGGTGGGCGGCCCGTCATCGCTGATCAATGGCGCCGGCTCGGTAGGAGGTTCGCTGAACTACGTGACCAGACTGGCGACCCGTGAAGAGCAAGCAGTCGAAGGTCGGGTCAGCTACGGCACTTACGACACCACCGAAACCGCATTCGGCCTCAACCATGCCCTCAGTGAAGCCGGTGCGGACGTGCAGCATTACGCCCGGCTCGACGTCAGCCACAACACCGGCAATGGCTACATCGATCGGCAGGAACGCGATGCGTGGAGCGTGGCGTTTTCGCTGCTCAGTGACCTGACGCCGAACCTGTTCCACACCCTGGCCCTGGAGTATCAGGATGAACACGAAGACAGCCCTTACTGGGGTACGCCGGTGCTCAACCCCAAGGCCGGTGAACTGAAGATCGACAAACACAACCGCTTCAACAACTACAACGTCGAGGATGGACGCTACGAACAACGCACGATCTGGGTGCGCTCGATCATCGACTACCGGATCAACGACAGTACCACCCTGCGCAACACCCTTTACCATCTCGACAGTCAGCGTGACTACCGCAACCTGGAAACCTACCAGTACAGCGCTGACAACCGGGCGGTGAATCGCTCCACGGCGTATCAGGTCCGGCATCAGGGCGAGCAGAACGGCAACCAGTTCGAACTGCGTCACGACAACACGCTGTTTGGCCTCGATACGACCTGGTCCGGCGGCTTCGAGTACAAGGTCAACCAGACCACCAACTCACCGCTGAACGTCAAAGGCGCCAGCACGGTCGATCCGAACAACTTTCAGCCCGGGCACTTCTACGACATTCCGGGCACTCGACCGGGCTTTGTCAGCGACAAGACCAACGAAGTCACCACCCGGGCACTGTTCGTCGAGAACCGCCTGGCACTGACCGACAAGCTGTCGTTGCTGACCGGCCTGCGTTACGACGACATAGACCTGGACGTGACCAACCACCGGCAGGTGACCGCCAGCAATCCACGTCATCTCAGACGCAGTTGGGAACCGCTGACCGGCCGCGCCGGCCTGACCTGGCAATTCATCCCTGACGCCAACGTCTATGTGCAATACAGCACCGCCGCTGAACAGCCCAATGGCACGCAGGATTTTGATGTCTCCACCGGCAAGCAATGGGAGGTCGGCAGCAAATTCGATTATCTGGGTGGTCGCGGTTCGGCGACAGTGGCGGCTTACACGATCGAGCGCAAAGACTTCGCAGTCACTGATCCGCTGGACCCGACCCTGAGCATTCCCGTGGGTCAGCAGACATCCAAGGGAATCGAACTGGCGAGTTCGCTGCGGATCACCGACAAGCTGTTGGCCGAAGGTAACTTTGCCTGGGTTGACGCTCAGTACGACGCGTTCACCGAGAAGAATGCAGCGGGTGTGGTGGTGTCACGCAAGGGCAACACGCCGACCAACGTGCCGGACCGGGTCGGCAATCTGTGGCTGACCTATGACTTCGCGCCGCAATGGCAAGGTGGTGTCGATGCGCGATATGTGGCGTCGGTGTTTGCCGATAGCGCCAACACGATGACCGTGCCGTCTTACACGCTGTACGGCACGTTTCTCAGCTACAAGGTCGATCGGCACACCACCGTTACCGGCCGGGTGCGCAACCTGACCAATGAGGTGTATGCCGAGTTTGCACATGTGTCGCCGGCGTATTACCTGGGGACGCCGCGCACCTTCGAACTGGCTGTGCAGACCCGGTTTTAG
- a CDS encoding ABC transporter substrate-binding protein has translation MNGFRRLLTAVLVAFGMWGSPVPVFAAQAPIHFADLNWESGSLITDILRIIVEKGYGLPTDTLPGTTITLETALAKDDIQVIGEEWAGRSPVWVKAEAEGKVVSLGDTVKGATEGWWVPEYVIKGDPAKGIKPLAPDLRSVSDLPKYKGVFSDPETPGKGRFLNSPIGWTSEVVNKQKLKAYGLDDSYVNFRSGSGAALDAEISSSIRRGKPVLFYYWSPTPLLGRFKLVQLEEPPFDAEAWKTLTDADNPNPKPTRSLPSKLSIGVSTPFQKQYPQIAEFFAKVDFPIGPLNKALAEMSEKHTPPRQAAEAFMKAHPEVWQAWVPKDVADKVSAGL, from the coding sequence ATGAACGGATTTCGACGGTTGCTGACCGCTGTCCTGGTCGCTTTCGGTATGTGGGGTTCGCCCGTTCCGGTATTCGCCGCCCAGGCGCCCATCCACTTCGCCGACCTGAACTGGGAAAGCGGCAGCCTGATCACCGATATCCTGCGGATCATCGTCGAGAAGGGTTACGGGCTGCCGACCGATACCTTGCCGGGGACGACCATCACGCTGGAGACCGCCTTGGCCAAAGATGACATCCAGGTCATTGGCGAAGAATGGGCTGGTCGCAGTCCGGTCTGGGTCAAGGCCGAGGCCGAAGGCAAGGTCGTCAGCCTCGGCGATACGGTGAAGGGCGCCACCGAAGGGTGGTGGGTGCCTGAATATGTGATCAAGGGCGATCCGGCGAAAGGCATCAAGCCGCTGGCGCCGGACCTGCGCAGCGTCAGCGACCTGCCCAAATACAAGGGCGTGTTCAGCGACCCGGAAACCCCGGGCAAGGGGCGGTTCCTCAACAGCCCGATCGGCTGGACGTCGGAGGTGGTCAACAAGCAGAAGCTCAAGGCGTATGGCCTGGATGACAGCTATGTGAATTTCCGCAGCGGCTCCGGGGCGGCGCTGGATGCGGAAATCAGTTCGTCGATTCGTCGTGGCAAGCCGGTTCTTTTCTATTACTGGTCGCCGACACCTTTGCTCGGGCGTTTCAAACTGGTTCAGCTGGAAGAGCCGCCGTTTGACGCCGAAGCCTGGAAGACCCTGACCGACGCTGATAACCCGAACCCTAAACCGACCCGCTCATTGCCCTCGAAACTGTCGATTGGCGTGTCCACTCCGTTCCAGAAACAGTACCCGCAGATTGCCGAGTTCTTTGCCAAGGTCGATTTTCCCATCGGCCCGTTGAACAAGGCGCTGGCTGAAATGAGCGAGAAACACACCCCGCCACGGCAGGCGGCGGAGGCGTTCATGAAGGCGCACCCGGAGGTATGGCAGGCGTGGGTGCCGAAGGATGTGGCGGATAAAGTGTCTGCTGGACTGTAA
- a CDS encoding DUF2789 domain-containing protein, whose product MDSPTHDLKGLFDQLGLDSSEKAIDDFIASHSPLPDDKKLIDAEFWTPQQAGFLKERLREDADWARVVDDLNLRMHQVH is encoded by the coding sequence ATGGATTCACCTACACACGATTTGAAAGGCTTGTTCGACCAGCTCGGCCTGGATTCCAGCGAAAAGGCCATCGACGATTTCATCGCCAGTCATTCCCCGCTGCCCGATGATAAAAAGCTCATCGATGCCGAATTCTGGACTCCGCAACAAGCTGGCTTCCTGAAAGAGCGATTGCGTGAAGATGCCGATTGGGCGCGGGTGGTCGACGACCTGAACCTGCGTATGCATCAGGTTCACTAG
- a CDS encoding methyl-accepting chemotaxis protein gives MDNGLVVALNAGTTIRSVWGEDMTRDGSLVGAVPAPVLSPKNLWLTPTLQSIAVMLLLCGMTLGGWSLYLGLPLAVLIIWLPRLRSRAIPEASSADSSNAIAELTRDLSYTTSHNALSAAGVAYSVKQLADKLQSQLGAAAQIVSNAEVMIATEHATLTLSRTALSAASEAHQSSAAGRTELIESINRMHQLSQRASNSRELIEALSLRSDDIQRVTLVIQSIASQTNLLALNAAIEAARAGEHGRGFAVVADEVRGLAARTATATGEVGEMVADIQQRTAQVVEQIRQLSSDLDIGVEQVEHTGQHLENIARLAAGVESQVGEIAKGAETNREQLDSLFHAIEQMRSDLAISDQQTQRLAQAAVQMEGQAETISERLAEVGLDDYHQRIYDLAREGARQIAVRFEADIDQGVVSLDDLFDRSYQAIPNTSPAKFQTRFDRYTDKVLPAIQEPLLPRHEGLVFAIACTQQGYVPTHNTVFSQPLTGDVQVDTLQNRTKRKFADRTGIRCGSHQQAVLLQTYTRDTGELMHDLSVPIMVKGRHWGGLRLGYKPESAR, from the coding sequence ATGGATAATGGCCTTGTAGTGGCGTTAAATGCGGGTACAACAATTAGAAGTGTGTGGGGTGAAGATATGACGCGGGACGGATCTCTGGTCGGGGCAGTGCCTGCACCCGTGCTTTCGCCGAAAAACCTTTGGTTGACGCCCACACTGCAAAGCATCGCCGTGATGCTCTTGCTGTGCGGCATGACGCTCGGGGGCTGGTCGCTTTATCTCGGCCTGCCGCTGGCCGTCCTGATTATCTGGCTGCCTCGGCTACGTTCCCGAGCCATCCCCGAAGCATCCTCAGCAGACAGTTCCAATGCCATCGCCGAGCTGACTCGCGATCTTTCCTACACCACCAGTCATAACGCTCTGTCAGCCGCTGGCGTGGCCTATTCGGTCAAGCAGCTGGCGGACAAACTGCAATCACAACTCGGTGCCGCGGCACAGATTGTCAGCAACGCCGAAGTCATGATCGCCACCGAACACGCCACCTTGACACTCAGTCGAACCGCCCTCAGTGCTGCCAGTGAAGCTCATCAGAGCAGCGCAGCAGGGCGCACGGAGTTGATCGAGTCCATCAATCGCATGCATCAACTCAGTCAGCGCGCCAGCAACAGCCGTGAGCTGATCGAAGCCCTGAGCCTGCGCAGCGACGACATCCAGCGGGTCACCCTGGTGATCCAGTCCATCGCCAGCCAGACCAACCTGCTGGCGTTGAACGCGGCCATCGAAGCGGCGCGGGCCGGTGAACACGGACGCGGGTTTGCGGTGGTCGCCGATGAAGTTCGCGGTCTGGCGGCGCGTACGGCAACGGCAACGGGCGAAGTCGGCGAGATGGTTGCCGATATCCAGCAGCGCACCGCGCAGGTGGTTGAGCAGATTCGCCAGTTGTCCAGCGACCTCGACATCGGTGTCGAACAGGTCGAGCACACCGGTCAGCACCTGGAAAACATTGCGCGCCTGGCGGCCGGTGTCGAAAGTCAGGTCGGCGAAATTGCCAAGGGCGCGGAGACCAATCGCGAGCAACTCGACAGCTTGTTTCACGCGATCGAGCAGATGCGCAGCGACCTGGCGATCAGTGATCAACAGACCCAGCGCCTGGCCCAGGCGGCGGTGCAGATGGAAGGGCAGGCCGAAACCATCAGTGAGCGACTCGCCGAGGTCGGGCTGGATGACTATCACCAGCGGATTTATGACCTGGCCCGTGAAGGCGCGCGTCAGATTGCGGTGCGTTTCGAAGCTGATATCGACCAGGGCGTTGTCAGTCTTGATGATTTGTTTGATCGCAGTTATCAGGCCATCCCCAATACGAGCCCGGCGAAGTTTCAGACGCGTTTCGACCGTTACACCGATAAGGTTTTGCCGGCGATTCAGGAACCGTTGTTGCCGCGTCATGAAGGCCTGGTGTTTGCCATCGCCTGTACGCAGCAGGGGTATGTGCCGACCCATAACACGGTGTTCAGCCAGCCGCTGACGGGGGATGTGCAGGTTGATACGTTGCAGAACCGCACCAAACGCAAGTTTGCCGACCGGACGGGGATTCGTTGTGGCAGCCATCAACAGGCTGTGCTGTTGCAGACCTATACGCGGGATACCGGAGAGCTGATGCACGACCTTTCGGTGCCGATCATGGTCAAGGGGCGGCATTGGGGTGGGTTGCGTTTGGGGTATAAGCCGGAGAGTGCTCGTTGA